Within Sandaracinaceae bacterium, the genomic segment GTTCCTCGAGGTGGCGCGCGAGGTCAACGCCAGCACGCCCATCGTCGCCATCAAGGGCGGCACCACCGCGGCCGGCGCCAAGGCGGCGTCCAGCCACACGGGCAGCCTCGCCGGCGCGTCCGCCGCCTACACCGCGGCCTTCGCCCAGGCCGGGATCCTCCAGGCCCACAACCTCGGCGACTTCGCGGGCTGGGCGCGCGCGCTCGCCACCCAGCCCCCGGCGCGCGGCAAGCGCATCGCCATCGTCACCAACGCGGGCGGCCCCGGCGTGCTCGCGGCGGACGCCTGCGCGCGGCACGGGCTCGAGCTGGCGGAGCTGTCGGACGCGACGATGAAGGCGCTCGACGAGGTGCTCCCCTCGGTCTGGTCGCGCAACAACCCGGTCGACGTGATCGGCGACGCGACACCGGAGCGCTACCGCGACTCGCTCGCCATCCTCGGCCAGGCGAAAGAGGTCGACGGCGTCGTCCTGATCATGACGGTGCAGGCCATGACCGCGCCCCAGGAGACGGCCAACGCCATCGCCGAAGCGGTGAAGGCGGACGGCTGGGACAAGCCGCTCATCGGCAGCTTCATCGGCCTCATCGGGACCGACGTCGGCAGCTACCTCGACGCCCACGGCATCCCCGAGTTCAACATGCCCGAGCAGGCCGTCAGCGCGATGGGCGCGCTGGTCCGCCGCGGCGCCTGGCTGCGGCGGAGCGAGGCCCCGGAGGCCGGCCTCGACCGCCACCCCGAGCCGGATCTCGATCGCGCCGCGGCGCTGGTGAAGAAGGCCAAGGACGCGGGGATCGCCAACACCGACCTCGCCCTCGCGCGCGAGATCCTCGAGGCCGCGGGCGTCCGCTACAACCGCTCGGCCACGGCCAAGGACGCGGAGGGCGCGGTGAAAGAAGCCGAAGGCATCGGCTACCCGGTCGTCGTGAAGCTCATCTCCAACGACGTGATCCACAAGTCCGACGTCGGCGGGGTGGTGCTCGATCTCGTCGACGGCGACGCGGTCCGCGCCGCGTGCGCGTCCATCCGCGAGAACGTGGAGAAGCACCAGCCCGGGGCCAAGATCGACGGCTTCACCATCGAAGAGCAGGTGAAGGGCACCGAGGTCATCGTCGGCATGAGCCGCGATCCCGGCTTCGGTCCGATGATGATGGTCGGCATGGGCGGCATCTTCGTCGAGGTCTACAAGGACGTCGCCTTCCGGCTCGTGCCGATGAGCCGGCGCGACGCGCTCGACATGATCGACGAGATCCGCGCGCAGCCGCTCCTGGACGGCGCGCGAAACCGACCGGTGCTCGATCGGGACGAGCTCGCGGGCCTCGTGGTCCGCATCTCCAACCTGGTCGAGGCCTCGCCGGACATCACCGAGCTGGACCTGAACCCGCTCGTGATCACGGAGCGCGGCCTCGTGGCCATCGACGCGCGCGTCATCGTCGGAGAGCCCCCGGCCGCGCAACACTGAGGGCGCTCAGGCCGGCGCGGGCTCGGCGTGGCTCAGCTCCTCCATGCTCTGCACCTGCGCTTCGGTGCCGATCAAGAAGAGGCTGTCGCCCGCCTGCACGCGGATCTTGCCGCCCGGGT encodes:
- a CDS encoding acetate--CoA ligase family protein: MSDALDLFFAPRSVAVVGASSRPEAVGHALLKNLLYGEMHGEDRGQGFQGDIHAVNHKGGEILGQPVKKSLGEIGAPVDLVMIAIPPKYVKSVIQEAGELGTKAVIVISAGFAEMGDDGKALQDEIVSVARDFGMRIIGPNCLGVMRPDTQLNASFGAGAPPPGSIGLLSQSGALVTGMISYAQREKFGLSATVSLGAKSDVDDQDIIRWLGGDPQTKAIALYVEALHEPEAFLEVAREVNASTPIVAIKGGTTAAGAKAASSHTGSLAGASAAYTAAFAQAGILQAHNLGDFAGWARALATQPPARGKRIAIVTNAGGPGVLAADACARHGLELAELSDATMKALDEVLPSVWSRNNPVDVIGDATPERYRDSLAILGQAKEVDGVVLIMTVQAMTAPQETANAIAEAVKADGWDKPLIGSFIGLIGTDVGSYLDAHGIPEFNMPEQAVSAMGALVRRGAWLRRSEAPEAGLDRHPEPDLDRAAALVKKAKDAGIANTDLALAREILEAAGVRYNRSATAKDAEGAVKEAEGIGYPVVVKLISNDVIHKSDVGGVVLDLVDGDAVRAACASIRENVEKHQPGAKIDGFTIEEQVKGTEVIVGMSRDPGFGPMMMVGMGGIFVEVYKDVAFRLVPMSRRDALDMIDEIRAQPLLDGARNRPVLDRDELAGLVVRISNLVEASPDITELDLNPLVITERGLVAIDARVIVGEPPAAQH